A genome region from Candidatus Binataceae bacterium includes the following:
- a CDS encoding NAD-binding protein, which translates to MNPATRRIYFAVALVTVLIIAGTVGYIVIEKMSPLDALYMTVITITTVGYNEVKPLDNAGRFFTMGLIMTGVGTAFYLLSAITETVVGGQLRELLGRSAMNHKIHKLENHVILCGYGRFGRIVAEELHRNGMIPVVIECDPTKEADLVRANELYIIGSALDEKILGQAGIESAADIVVATASDPDNVYISLSARSRKPRIRIHARAESEIGLKHLNLAGVDRAISSYQWSALRIANAIARPSVVDFLGLILPGRGDEEISIEEVTVPAGSHLSGKSIAEVERENDRVRVVALKRDSEPITLIPTPQTILASGDLLIAIGARANLRNLATILES; encoded by the coding sequence GTGAACCCAGCCACGCGTAGAATTTATTTCGCCGTCGCGCTGGTGACCGTTCTCATCATCGCTGGCACTGTCGGCTACATCGTGATCGAGAAGATGTCCCCCCTCGACGCGCTCTATATGACGGTCATCACCATCACTACCGTGGGCTACAACGAGGTAAAGCCGCTCGATAACGCGGGACGCTTTTTTACGATGGGATTGATAATGACGGGGGTAGGTACCGCCTTCTATCTTCTCAGCGCCATTACAGAGACGGTCGTCGGCGGTCAGCTCCGTGAGTTACTCGGCAGGAGCGCGATGAACCATAAGATTCATAAGCTCGAGAATCATGTCATCCTTTGCGGATACGGGCGGTTCGGACGCATCGTCGCAGAAGAACTCCACCGCAATGGTATGATTCCGGTCGTTATCGAATGCGACCCGACTAAAGAGGCTGACCTTGTCCGCGCGAACGAGCTGTATATCATCGGCTCGGCTCTCGATGAAAAGATCCTCGGCCAGGCTGGGATCGAGAGCGCCGCAGATATTGTCGTCGCGACCGCTTCCGATCCTGACAACGTCTACATCAGTCTGTCCGCGCGTAGCAGAAAACCGCGGATTCGGATCCACGCTCGGGCTGAATCTGAAATCGGCCTGAAGCATCTTAATCTCGCCGGCGTCGATCGCGCAATTTCGTCTTATCAATGGAGCGCCTTGCGCATCGCCAATGCGATCGCGCGCCCGTCGGTCGTGGATTTCCTTGGGCTTATTCTCCCCGGCCGCGGCGACGAAGAGATCAGTATCGAAGAGGTAACGGTTCCGGCGGGGAGCCATCTGAGCGGCAAAAGCATCGCGGAAGTTGAGCGTGAAAACGACCGCGTCCGCGTGGTGGCACTGAAACGCGACAGCGAACCTATAACCCTGATCCCGACTCCGCAGACTATTCTAGCCTCGGGCGACCTGCTCATCGCGATCGGGGCGCGCGCAAATCTGAGGAATCTCGCGACAATCCTCGAGAGTTGA